A portion of the Leptospira broomii serovar Hurstbridge str. 5399 genome contains these proteins:
- a CDS encoding DUF2752 domain-containing protein produces the protein MQNTKVLQKQPNQLISIENRLQFGVGFSFFSRFARSRPLLTFLLGIVAVISFSFYLSLDTESDRWFTLCWWKQLTGSDCPGCGIGRSLVCFFRGEISASWKYHPFGIPLGSSFVLLFAMFCKMTAEQWDSFLSGKVFTLYAFSFGISLFTWFLFVKP, from the coding sequence ATGCAAAATACCAAGGTCCTGCAAAAGCAGCCTAATCAATTGATTTCAATAGAAAACCGGCTTCAGTTTGGAGTCGGTTTTTCTTTCTTTTCAAGATTCGCTAGATCCAGACCTCTCCTAACTTTTTTGTTAGGAATAGTCGCCGTAATATCGTTTTCATTCTATCTTTCCTTAGACACCGAATCGGACCGCTGGTTTACGCTTTGCTGGTGGAAGCAATTAACCGGCTCGGATTGTCCCGGTTGCGGAATCGGCAGATCTTTGGTTTGCTTTTTCAGAGGAGAAATTTCCGCGTCCTGGAAATACCATCCTTTCGGGATTCCGCTGGGAAGCTCATTTGTTCTACTCTTTGCAATGTTTTGTAAAATGACGGCCGAACAATGGGATTCGTTTCTTTCGGGAAAAGTTTTCACTCTATATGCATTCAGTTTCGGTATTTCCCTTTTTACTTGGTTCTTATTCGTAAAACCTTGA
- the xseA gene encoding exodeoxyribonuclease VII large subunit produces MEESKPLSVSEVNSIVKQLLTGPDLLRNVWVQGEVSNLSRSHQGHIYFNLKDPKSLLACTFFSYSNGRYKGRPLENGMEVRAYGSISVYEPRGQYNLNVAKVEEVGQGDLLLKIEALKRKLAAQGFFDPERKKELPPFPWTIGVATSPTGAAIEDIIRIAKQRFPKINILISPCLVQGDGAPDSIVSAIRELNDPAWNVDVIIAGRGGGSFEDLIAFNDEKVVLAFAESRVPIVSAVGHQIDSVLSDLAADAFAPTPTAAAEVVVPEMEVVESELMEFEARLETALKNQMRYLAERLRILTNKMAFTDPKSMLNERILRLDETSSRIQLLSKNFIMQAGNRLLPYSTGLPMTFRALLERKRKEFQLLAGKVEGLSPLGTLKRGYSVVRTKGKKVVTSTTQVKIEEELEVILSEGRLSVINRGELHGKED; encoded by the coding sequence GTGGAAGAATCAAAACCGCTTTCCGTATCGGAAGTCAACTCTATCGTCAAACAACTTTTAACCGGACCGGATCTACTCCGAAACGTCTGGGTTCAGGGAGAAGTCTCTAATCTTTCTAGATCCCATCAAGGTCATATTTATTTTAATTTAAAAGATCCTAAATCCCTATTGGCATGCACTTTCTTTTCGTATAGTAACGGACGGTACAAGGGGCGACCTTTGGAAAACGGGATGGAGGTCCGAGCTTACGGAAGTATTTCCGTCTATGAGCCCAGGGGCCAATATAACTTAAACGTAGCCAAAGTCGAGGAAGTCGGCCAAGGAGACCTTCTCCTTAAAATCGAAGCCTTAAAGCGGAAACTCGCAGCCCAAGGATTTTTCGATCCTGAACGAAAGAAAGAATTACCACCATTTCCCTGGACAATCGGCGTAGCAACTTCGCCAACCGGTGCCGCAATCGAAGATATCATTCGAATCGCTAAGCAGCGCTTTCCTAAGATTAATATTCTAATTTCTCCATGTCTCGTGCAAGGAGACGGCGCCCCGGATTCCATCGTAAGCGCGATTCGAGAATTGAACGACCCCGCTTGGAACGTCGACGTTATCATAGCAGGAAGGGGCGGCGGAAGTTTCGAGGATTTGATCGCATTCAACGATGAAAAAGTTGTTTTAGCGTTTGCAGAATCTAGAGTTCCGATCGTGTCCGCAGTAGGTCATCAAATCGATTCGGTGCTTTCCGATCTTGCTGCAGATGCTTTTGCACCGACTCCTACCGCTGCGGCCGAAGTCGTGGTTCCGGAGATGGAGGTAGTAGAATCGGAATTGATGGAGTTTGAAGCTCGTTTAGAAACGGCATTAAAAAACCAAATGAGATACTTAGCGGAGCGATTGAGAATTTTAACCAATAAGATGGCATTTACCGATCCTAAGTCCATGTTGAATGAGAGAATTCTTCGATTGGATGAAACGAGTTCCAGAATTCAATTATTGAGTAAGAATTTTATAATGCAAGCGGGCAATCGGTTACTCCCCTATTCTACGGGATTGCCGATGACTTTCAGAGCTCTTTTGGAAAGGAAAAGGAAAGAATTTCAACTTTTAGCGGGTAAAGTCGAGGGACTTTCCCCGCTCGGGACATTGAAACGCGGTTATTCCGTAGTTAGAACAAAAGGAAAAAAAGTCGTTACTTCTACAACTCAGGTGAAAATTGAGGAAGAACTCGAGGTAATCCTATCCGAGGGAAGACTTAGCGTCATAAATCGAGGTGAATTACATGGCAAAGAAGACTGA
- a CDS encoding DedA family protein, translating into MAGFESTLEYLLDWVANLPPILVWLFFALSNLTENVFPPWPGDTVTAFGGFLLARGKIGFWSLFTSTLVGNLIGAWLMYSFGHHLLAWLKHRNFPFKAELYDEEAIQKTLNWFSRNSVIVVVFSRFSAGIRFFVSIVAGMVEMNPILFFSCFSIAVSIWCGILIYAGHYLGSHWEIVVEFLAVYNEIISILLVSAGIGFLIYRHKNKSKTKAP; encoded by the coding sequence ATGGCCGGATTCGAATCAACCTTAGAATATCTTCTCGATTGGGTAGCCAACCTGCCTCCTATTTTAGTTTGGCTGTTCTTCGCCCTGTCCAATTTGACCGAAAATGTTTTTCCTCCCTGGCCGGGAGATACCGTAACTGCTTTCGGAGGATTTTTACTCGCACGAGGAAAGATCGGTTTTTGGTCTTTATTCACAAGTACTTTGGTTGGAAATCTCATAGGCGCTTGGCTTATGTATTCCTTCGGACATCACCTTCTTGCCTGGTTAAAGCATAGAAACTTTCCGTTTAAAGCCGAGCTTTATGATGAAGAAGCCATTCAAAAGACTCTAAACTGGTTTTCCAGAAATAGCGTGATCGTAGTCGTCTTCTCCCGATTTTCTGCGGGAATTCGATTCTTCGTTTCGATTGTTGCAGGAATGGTGGAGATGAATCCGATTCTATTCTTTTCCTGCTTTTCTATAGCGGTTTCAATTTGGTGCGGGATTCTTATTTATGCCGGCCATTATTTAGGAAGTCATTGGGAAATCGTCGTCGAATTTTTAGCGGTATACAACGAGATTATTTCCATTTTACTAGTGTCGGCAGGTATAGGATTCCTAATCTATCGGCACAAAAACAAATCCAAAACCAAGGCCCCTTAA
- a CDS encoding exodeoxyribonuclease VII small subunit has product MAKKTDISFEQALSELEQIAEKLERGQLTLEESIKAYERGMELRSLCQGILAEAEGKIEYLSKSASGETQKKTASPKNEGSTRAANPPSEDDELF; this is encoded by the coding sequence ATGGCAAAGAAGACTGATATTAGCTTCGAGCAAGCCTTATCCGAGCTGGAACAAATTGCTGAGAAATTGGAAAGAGGTCAATTAACCTTGGAAGAATCCATCAAAGCTTACGAGCGGGGAATGGAACTTCGAAGTCTATGCCAGGGAATTTTGGCGGAGGCAGAAGGCAAAATTGAATATTTATCAAAATCGGCGTCCGGAGAAACCCAAAAGAAAACGGCTTCTCCCAAAAACGAGGGCTCGACTCGGGCTGCAAATCCGCCGTCCGAAGACGACGAGCTATTTTAG
- the cimA gene encoding (R)-citramalate synthase CimA — protein sequence MTDSKSKIQILDVTLRDGEQTRGVSFSASEKLNIAKFLLQNLKVDRVEIASARVSQGELESVRGIMRWANSESLENRIEILGFVDSRQSVDWILAAGAKTLNLLTKGSLKHLEGQLKKSPKEHFSEVSETIRYAVNNGLSVNIYLEDWSNGYLNSPQYVLDFVKHLSRETVGKIFLPDTLGVLSPDETFEGVNALVKLYPHLHFEFHGHNDYDLSVANCLFAVKAGVKGVHVSVNGLGERAGNSPLEAVITALHDKGKVITGIDEKSITEASRLVETFSGKRISANRPVVGEDVFTQTAGVHADGDKKGNLYANPILPERFGRKRSYALGKLAGKASISENLRQLGMVLSPDIERKVLEKVIELGDQNKTVTPEDLPFLIADVSGGTSNQALKITGCKLNSGLGTRPTAQVDLELNGKKFSGKGEGDGGYDAFMTALTGILNQAGVTMPRLVDYEVRIPPGGKTDALVETMITWNRAPENHEEDNFKTIGVHCDQTIAAVLATEKMLNLILQAWHN from the coding sequence ATGACAGATTCTAAATCGAAAATCCAAATACTCGACGTGACTCTCAGGGACGGGGAGCAAACAAGAGGTGTCAGCTTTTCCGCATCAGAAAAACTGAATATAGCCAAATTTTTGCTCCAAAATCTCAAGGTGGATCGAGTTGAAATCGCATCCGCACGAGTTTCTCAAGGAGAGCTAGAAAGCGTTCGAGGAATTATGCGTTGGGCAAACTCAGAAAGTCTTGAAAACAGAATCGAAATTCTGGGATTCGTGGACTCTCGCCAAAGTGTCGATTGGATTTTAGCCGCCGGGGCAAAAACTCTAAATCTGCTAACGAAAGGTTCGCTAAAGCATCTCGAAGGTCAGTTGAAGAAATCTCCGAAAGAACATTTTTCCGAAGTTTCGGAAACGATACGATATGCGGTAAATAACGGTCTCTCGGTTAACATCTATCTGGAAGATTGGTCGAACGGTTACCTAAACAGCCCTCAATATGTATTGGATTTCGTAAAACATCTATCCCGGGAGACTGTGGGAAAAATCTTTCTTCCGGATACTCTGGGGGTACTTTCCCCCGACGAAACCTTCGAAGGAGTCAATGCACTAGTAAAGTTATATCCGCATCTTCATTTTGAATTCCACGGACACAACGATTACGACTTATCCGTTGCGAATTGTCTCTTTGCGGTTAAAGCCGGAGTGAAGGGAGTTCACGTAAGCGTAAACGGATTAGGAGAGCGAGCCGGGAATTCCCCATTAGAAGCGGTAATCACGGCCCTGCATGACAAAGGAAAAGTGATAACGGGAATCGATGAAAAGTCGATCACCGAGGCAAGCCGTCTTGTAGAAACCTTCAGCGGAAAACGTATTTCCGCTAACCGACCCGTCGTAGGAGAGGATGTGTTTACACAAACCGCCGGAGTTCACGCGGACGGTGATAAAAAAGGAAATCTTTATGCGAATCCGATCCTTCCGGAACGGTTTGGTAGAAAACGTAGTTACGCTTTGGGCAAGTTGGCCGGAAAAGCCAGCATCTCTGAAAATTTAAGACAATTAGGAATGGTACTTTCGCCGGACATCGAACGCAAAGTATTGGAAAAGGTAATCGAATTAGGAGATCAAAATAAAACTGTCACTCCTGAAGATCTACCTTTCCTGATTGCCGACGTATCCGGAGGCACTAGTAACCAAGCTCTGAAGATTACCGGTTGCAAACTCAATTCCGGTTTAGGAACGAGACCGACCGCCCAAGTCGATTTAGAATTAAATGGAAAAAAATTTTCAGGCAAGGGAGAAGGGGACGGAGGTTACGACGCATTTATGACCGCTCTTACCGGAATCCTTAATCAGGCAGGGGTAACGATGCCTAGACTCGTCGACTATGAAGTACGAATTCCCCCCGGGGGAAAAACCGATGCCCTCGTAGAAACGATGATTACCTGGAATCGGGCTCCGGAAAATCATGAGGAAGATAATTTCAAAACTATCGGGGTTCATTGCGATCAAACGATAGCCGCCGTACTCGCTACGGAAAAAATGTTGAACCTAATCCTTCAAGCATGGCACAACTAA
- a CDS encoding Smr/MutS family protein, with amino-acid sequence MPKSRRPGNGREKGPKVIYIRKLRFEEAYRLLDSGIQDAFLKGETLVEVVHGIGEGVLKRMTEDYIQNHDFLKVLEDGGLFIGNPGSTLIEIMGPSAQDLKKYLR; translated from the coding sequence ATGCCCAAGTCGAGACGTCCAGGCAACGGAAGAGAAAAAGGACCGAAGGTAATCTATATCCGAAAGCTCCGGTTCGAAGAAGCCTATCGACTTTTGGACTCGGGTATTCAAGACGCGTTCTTAAAAGGGGAAACGTTGGTAGAAGTAGTACACGGGATAGGCGAAGGGGTCTTGAAACGAATGACCGAGGATTATATCCAGAACCACGATTTTTTAAAGGTCTTGGAAGACGGGGGACTTTTTATCGGAAATCCCGGTTCCACTTTGATTGAAATTATGGGTCCTTCCGCTCAGGATCTAAAAAAATACCTAAGATGA
- a CDS encoding phosphatase domain-containing protein, which yields MTEEPERKLPRYTDKRRAAICGGTLGRENRYYIRGQVLDLSITEEMKDSSRWNLLTGLFEGQEKEITPFLDYGLESVRKPILLAEIVDESGIVVHRSPEIRGDESGFFFHEFTFPLAPGNYVFHIHFLKPDSYRQFGKDLAYLNIPGKHEIVAQSLIGKGALRILPEDYSGLVTTSDIDQTYLATDIHSNKGKISTLFETPEQKLPLPGMPTFLNELRENTNDTPLCFISASPHFFRRTLLQTFRSQGIKTESLHLKYLEGTIKGMVDKFWDSLSHPTRFLTDGVWGALERVRKFAGSSFQSLFDQLAYKLTILLRDRIYLPKDAKELLLGDNTESDYLIFTLYQMILSGVLEGKDLEDFLYRLNFLGRDAITRDNAKLIRELAEENRRIHGDLNPVELVLINKTELGPPSEEMRWNVQSALPTGIDPWKMKGIKPYIPTDGALGFSLILVYYGILDLSSVIKIAGEMAGEWFEDKVIDSDALLELAQKIELPEEVKELHQRFLETLKQALGT from the coding sequence GTGACAGAGGAACCGGAACGTAAACTTCCCCGATATACTGATAAAAGAAGGGCCGCGATTTGCGGTGGAACTCTAGGAAGGGAGAATCGCTATTATATCCGCGGACAGGTTTTAGACCTGAGCATTACGGAAGAAATGAAAGATTCTTCCCGCTGGAATCTTTTAACAGGCTTATTCGAGGGTCAGGAAAAGGAAATTACCCCGTTTTTAGATTACGGGTTAGAGTCGGTAAGAAAACCGATTCTGTTAGCCGAGATTGTGGACGAATCCGGTATCGTCGTGCATCGGTCCCCCGAAATTCGGGGTGATGAAAGCGGGTTTTTCTTTCACGAATTCACTTTTCCTTTAGCGCCCGGAAATTACGTATTTCATATTCACTTCTTAAAGCCGGATTCGTACCGACAGTTCGGAAAGGATTTAGCCTACTTAAATATTCCAGGTAAGCATGAGATTGTTGCGCAAAGTCTGATCGGCAAAGGCGCACTAAGAATTTTACCGGAAGATTATTCCGGATTGGTAACGACTTCGGATATCGATCAAACCTATCTTGCGACGGATATCCATTCTAATAAAGGCAAAATTTCCACGTTATTCGAAACTCCGGAACAAAAATTACCTTTGCCCGGTATGCCGACATTCCTAAATGAATTACGTGAAAACACGAACGATACCCCGCTTTGTTTTATCTCAGCGAGTCCTCATTTCTTTAGGCGAACGCTGTTGCAAACGTTTCGTTCCCAGGGAATCAAAACCGAATCTCTCCATTTAAAATATCTGGAAGGAACGATTAAAGGAATGGTGGATAAATTTTGGGACTCCCTTTCTCATCCGACTCGGTTTTTGACTGACGGTGTTTGGGGGGCCTTGGAACGAGTTCGAAAATTCGCAGGGTCCTCCTTCCAAAGTCTATTCGATCAACTCGCGTATAAGCTGACTATTTTACTTCGAGATAGAATTTACCTACCGAAGGATGCGAAGGAACTGTTATTAGGAGATAACACCGAAAGCGATTATTTAATTTTTACTCTCTACCAAATGATTCTTTCCGGAGTTCTGGAAGGTAAGGACTTGGAAGATTTTTTATACCGATTGAATTTTCTGGGACGGGATGCGATCACAAGAGATAATGCCAAATTGATTCGGGAGTTGGCCGAAGAAAACAGAAGAATTCATGGGGATCTAAATCCTGTAGAACTCGTCTTAATTAACAAAACCGAATTAGGTCCCCCGTCCGAAGAAATGCGTTGGAATGTCCAAAGTGCGTTGCCGACCGGTATCGATCCTTGGAAAATGAAAGGCATAAAGCCTTATATTCCCACCGACGGTGCGTTGGGTTTTTCGCTGATCCTGGTTTATTACGGAATTCTTGACCTTTCTTCGGTAATAAAAATTGCCGGTGAGATGGCTGGGGAATGGTTTGAGGATAAGGTGATAGATTCCGACGCCTTGCTGGAGCTAGCGCAAAAAATCGAATTACCGGAAGAAGTCAAAGAGCTTCATCAAAGATTCTTGGAAACTCTAAAACAAGCCTTAGGAACCTGA
- a CDS encoding AI-2E family transporter, translated as MAGREGTDDPNRTAFNILLTILFLGAGALLFFVLRPYFYSSLVALILYLATRKQYKQLRKLIGLKLDFLAPWIMIGFVCMIVLLPSYFVIRTLIDESLSILFKIRISLSEDKIIETLMSLNMLTDLVTDNPFFWVKLPEIYGDFARNYIDILNLDSLYAVLSNASSLILGSIDLPAGIIMNLFFSLLLLFFLYQDGKKVERFILDNLPFSRELEEQVGRKIASAVQTVFRGNLIVSIMQGAAVYALLIFARISNPFLYASLAAFFSIIPVIGTSVVWLPIGLYIMFIENNIVGASLFMIAGLTFYLVLENVVKPKMLDKKLRIHPLLVFLSLIGGIQQFGIMGLVLGPVAVTLIVILWDFWKLYRKDFFVR; from the coding sequence ATGGCTGGCCGGGAAGGAACCGATGATCCGAATAGAACCGCGTTTAACATACTTCTGACGATACTATTCCTAGGTGCGGGAGCGCTATTATTTTTCGTTCTTCGTCCTTATTTTTACTCTTCGCTCGTTGCATTGATTTTGTATCTGGCAACGAGAAAACAGTATAAACAATTACGTAAATTGATCGGGCTTAAACTCGATTTTCTAGCTCCCTGGATTATGATCGGTTTCGTATGTATGATCGTTTTATTACCTTCCTATTTCGTCATACGTACGCTGATAGACGAGTCGTTATCCATCTTATTTAAGATACGAATTTCCTTGTCGGAAGACAAGATTATCGAAACCCTAATGAGCCTGAATATGCTCACCGATTTGGTCACTGATAATCCTTTTTTTTGGGTGAAGTTACCTGAAATTTACGGAGATTTTGCCCGTAATTATATCGATATTCTAAACTTAGATAGTTTGTACGCGGTTCTTAGTAACGCTTCCTCATTAATACTTGGATCCATCGATTTGCCCGCCGGTATTATCATGAATCTATTCTTTTCTCTACTCCTTCTGTTTTTTCTTTATCAAGACGGTAAAAAGGTGGAGAGATTTATTTTGGATAATCTTCCCTTTTCCCGCGAATTGGAAGAGCAAGTCGGTCGAAAAATCGCATCCGCAGTACAAACGGTCTTTCGAGGAAATCTGATCGTTTCCATTATGCAAGGGGCGGCGGTTTACGCATTGCTTATATTTGCACGCATTTCAAACCCGTTTCTGTACGCTAGTTTGGCCGCCTTCTTTTCGATCATACCGGTTATCGGAACCTCGGTAGTTTGGTTACCGATCGGTTTGTACATTATGTTCATCGAAAATAATATAGTAGGCGCGAGCTTATTTATGATTGCCGGACTTACCTTTTATTTGGTGCTCGAAAACGTGGTCAAACCTAAGATGCTGGATAAAAAACTAAGAATCCATCCCCTACTCGTTTTTCTCTCGCTAATCGGAGGGATCCAGCAATTCGGAATCATGGGACTAGTATTGGGGCCGGTAGCGGTCACTCTGATCGTTATACTTTGGGATTTCTGGAAGTTGTATCGAAAAGACTTTTTTGTACGATGA
- a CDS encoding DUF5684 domain-containing protein, which produces MEGNSGVGIVGILVYTVIIVAFLAANWKIYEKAGKPGWSAIIPIYNLVVLMEIVGKPVWWVILFFVPCVNLVVFILVAIELAKAFGKSAGFAVLFFVVGIGYFILGFSDAKYQGPAKAA; this is translated from the coding sequence ATGGAAGGCAATTCCGGAGTCGGAATCGTAGGGATCTTAGTATACACGGTCATAATCGTCGCTTTTCTGGCCGCGAACTGGAAGATATATGAGAAAGCTGGAAAACCCGGCTGGTCGGCAATTATCCCCATTTACAACCTTGTGGTTCTCATGGAAATTGTGGGAAAACCGGTTTGGTGGGTAATCCTATTCTTTGTACCTTGCGTAAACTTAGTCGTGTTCATATTGGTGGCGATAGAGCTTGCAAAAGCGTTCGGGAAATCGGCTGGATTTGCCGTACTGTTCTTTGTAGTGGGAATTGGCTATTTTATCCTCGGATTCTCGGATGCAAAATACCAAGGTCCTGCAAAAGCAGCCTAA